Genomic segment of Gammaproteobacteria bacterium:
CTCGGCTTCATCCATCATTCGCACCGCATCTTCAAACGTCAAAAGATCTTTCCTGATATATTGCGCCAACACATTCCGAAACTCACTCCGCCACAGTATGGGTGCAATCCACTCCGCATCTTTCAGCAGCGCCTTCTCTACCTGTTCAGACCGCTCGCTGCTCAGGTACAAATAGCCAATGATGTTGGTATCCACCACTATCATGGCCGCCCTGCCACCTTCATCGCATTGAATTCGTCATCACTGATAGGGTAGTGCTTTGTTTTTGCGCGCAACCGCCGCGCTCTTGCCAAATAGGCTTCGGGTTGTATCCTCCGGCTTCTTATCGCTCTCTCAATGCACAAAATAACTTCGCTGTTCACACTGCGCCGATTGAGCGCAGCATACTGCTTCAATTGAGCATACAGGTCTTCGGGAATGTTTTTTATCGTCAGGGTCGGCATATCGCCACCTCCAGAATGGTTTCTCTATGCATCCATTATGGAAGATGTGACCTATTTTGTCAAGAGTTTTCTCCCCGTTCTTGGGCGGCTAACGTGAGCGTTGGCGGCAGCGGCGGTGATTGCACTACCACCACGGCCAGCCCGCTACTCACTTTGCAATTCGCGCCCGCCTCCGCGCGCGGCGTAGCCGCTGTCCGCTGCAGCCGGTGTTAGCCGCCACCACTTGTGCGGAAACGCTGAATGCGTTCTTCTATCTCGGCTACGATTTCTCGGAGTGACCCCATATCTCCTGCGCCTACATACCCTTCCAATTCTCCCAAAATGGCTTCCATATCTGGTTGATAGGCATACATCAACGCCGCAATATCATTTTCATAAATGCTCACCCGCA
This window contains:
- a CDS encoding PIN domain-containing protein, whose translation is MIVVDTNIIGYLYLSSERSEQVEKALLKDAEWIAPILWRSEFRNVLAQYIRKDLLTFEDAVRMMDEAE
- a CDS encoding Arc family DNA-binding protein, encoding MPTLTIKNIPEDLYAQLKQYAALNRRSVNSEVILCIERAIRSRRIQPEAYLARARRLRAKTKHYPISDDEFNAMKVAGRP